A genomic window from Candidatus Nitrosoglobus terrae includes:
- the tyrS gene encoding tyrosine--tRNA ligase, whose product MPLPQQHVLDEIRRGTEEILPEEELQLKLQQDRPLCIKAGFDPTAPDLHLGHTILLNKLHQFQKLGHKAVFLIGDFTGMIGDPTGKGTTRQSLSRAEVLENARSYKEQIFKILDPEKTLIVFNSNWMNKMTAADLVRLSSSYTIARMLERDDFCKRYQNGQPIAIHEFIYPLLQGYDSVELNADIELGGTDQKFNLLVGRDLQKIYGQEPQIIITTPILEGLDGVQKMSKSLGNYIGINDSPREIFGKLMSISDGLMWRYLELLSFQPMIEITRWKREVDQGANPRDIKIKLAEEITARFHGYSAAKQAHESFISQFRQGNIPDDITEICVLSGKEGVSITRLLKRSALTSSTSEALRMIKQGAVRIDGERIENQSLHIFPGITHIIQVGKRRCARVSVQLG is encoded by the coding sequence ATGCCATTACCGCAGCAGCATGTTCTTGATGAGATTCGGCGGGGGACTGAAGAGATCTTGCCTGAAGAGGAGTTACAATTAAAGCTACAGCAAGATAGGCCTTTATGTATCAAAGCAGGTTTTGATCCTACAGCTCCTGATCTGCACTTAGGCCATACTATATTACTTAATAAGCTACACCAATTTCAGAAACTTGGCCATAAAGCCGTGTTTTTAATTGGTGATTTTACTGGGATGATAGGAGATCCTACTGGAAAAGGTACGACACGCCAGTCTCTTAGCCGTGCAGAGGTACTGGAAAATGCCCGTTCCTATAAAGAGCAAATCTTTAAAATACTTGATCCTGAAAAAACCTTAATAGTTTTTAACTCTAACTGGATGAATAAGATGACAGCCGCTGACTTAGTGCGGTTATCATCGAGTTATACAATAGCGCGTATGCTTGAGCGGGATGATTTTTGTAAACGCTATCAAAATGGACAGCCTATTGCTATCCATGAGTTTATTTATCCCTTACTACAGGGTTATGACTCGGTAGAATTGAATGCGGATATAGAGCTAGGGGGTACAGATCAAAAATTTAATCTGCTAGTAGGACGTGATTTGCAGAAGATCTATGGTCAGGAACCCCAGATAATCATTACTACCCCAATTCTGGAAGGACTTGATGGGGTGCAGAAGATGTCTAAATCCCTTGGGAACTATATAGGTATTAATGATTCACCTAGAGAAATTTTTGGTAAGCTCATGTCTATTTCTGATGGGTTAATGTGGCGTTACCTTGAGTTATTAAGCTTTCAGCCAATGATCGAGATTACTCGCTGGAAGAGGGAGGTTGATCAGGGAGCAAATCCTCGTGATATCAAGATAAAACTTGCAGAGGAAATTACTGCTCGATTCCATGGTTATAGTGCAGCTAAGCAGGCTCATGAGAGTTTTATTAGCCAATTTCGCCAAGGAAATATTCCAGATGATATTACTGAGATCTGCGTATTATCAGGAAAAGAGGGAGTGTCTATTACGAGATTACTAAAGAGATCTGCTCTTACCTCGAGTACTTCAGAGGCTTTACGTATGATTAAACAAGGAGCTGTTAGAATAGATGGTGAACGCATTGAGAACCAATCCCTTCATATTTTTCCCGGGATCACTCACATAATACAAGTAGGTAAAAGACGTTGCGCTCGAGTATCCGTACAATTGGGGTAA
- a CDS encoding OapA family protein: MTDQNYCYHIQETESKKIYPCKKRRFKKNYIPWIIILGCISALSTPIGLALYERELQSDPPILKPTSFYQTPISSTTKNLVESIKPQKTIEAPLIWQDIIIKKGDTLSYIFSQIGLSSDQVNAVMSLGKLVRPLAHLQLNQLLQIAIKENINNQRQLAALRLNFSPINYLEIRAKNDSFLAKQITRETETRNKIITGVIKNSLFKDGTQAELTSAQVMRLTHIFSWSIDLALDLRPGDTFKVLFEEYYLQGTKVKNGSILAAEFTSRNKIYRAIRYTKPNGITDYYTPEGLNIRKAFLRAPVSYSRISSHFNLGRKHPILNQVRPHRGVDYAAPAGTPIKAAGAGKVTFIGRKGGYGNVIVLQHGIIYSTLYAHLSRFKHRLKVNAKIKQGEIIGYVGQTGLATGPHLHYEFMINHIHHDPLTVKLPQANPIPRLLKQDFQKTAARLVAKLDTTSTTTVVFNQ; this comes from the coding sequence ATGACTGATCAGAATTATTGTTATCACATTCAGGAAACAGAAAGTAAAAAAATCTACCCATGCAAAAAACGTCGATTTAAAAAAAATTATATACCCTGGATAATCATCTTAGGTTGTATTAGCGCCTTAAGCACGCCAATTGGTCTAGCTTTATACGAACGAGAGTTACAATCTGATCCGCCTATTTTAAAACCTACGTCCTTCTACCAAACGCCCATATCATCAACTACTAAAAATTTGGTAGAATCTATAAAACCTCAAAAAACCATAGAAGCTCCCCTTATCTGGCAAGATATTATCATTAAAAAAGGAGACACCCTTTCTTATATTTTCTCACAAATAGGCCTAAGCTCTGATCAAGTTAACGCAGTCATGTCTTTAGGGAAGCTAGTGCGCCCATTAGCGCATCTTCAGCTAAATCAGCTACTTCAAATTGCTATTAAAGAGAATATAAATAACCAGCGGCAGCTGGCCGCTTTACGCCTTAATTTCAGCCCCATTAATTATCTAGAAATCCGCGCTAAAAATGATAGCTTTCTAGCTAAGCAAATCACCCGAGAGACTGAGACCCGCAATAAAATTATTACCGGGGTTATTAAGAACTCTCTTTTTAAAGACGGCACTCAAGCTGAGCTTACTAGCGCGCAAGTTATGCGCTTAACTCATATTTTTAGCTGGAGTATTGATCTTGCCCTAGATTTAAGACCCGGAGATACGTTTAAAGTACTCTTTGAAGAATATTACCTTCAAGGAACAAAAGTAAAAAATGGCTCCATTTTAGCTGCTGAATTTACCAGTCGCAATAAAATATATCGCGCTATTCGCTACACTAAGCCAAATGGTATTACGGACTACTATACCCCTGAAGGATTAAATATACGTAAGGCTTTTTTACGCGCACCTGTCAGCTACTCTCGAATTAGCTCTCATTTTAATCTAGGGCGTAAACATCCTATTCTTAACCAAGTCCGCCCTCACAGAGGGGTAGATTATGCAGCTCCCGCTGGAACTCCGATTAAAGCTGCAGGTGCTGGTAAGGTAACATTTATAGGCCGTAAAGGCGGGTATGGCAATGTCATCGTATTGCAGCATGGTATAATCTACAGTACCCTTTATGCGCATCTATCCCGATTCAAACACAGACTAAAAGTAAACGCCAAGATTAAGCAAGGGGAAATTATTGGCTATGTAGGCCAGACAGGCCTTGCCACAGGACCTCATTTACACTATGAATTCATGATTAATCACATCCACCATGATCCACTAACAGTAAAGCTACCACAAGCTAATCCAATCCCTAGACTACTTAAACAAGATTTTCAGAAAACCGCCGCTAGATTAGTCGCAAAACTAGATACAACTAGCACGACTACCGTTGTCTTCAACCAATAA